Proteins encoded by one window of Lathyrus oleraceus cultivar Zhongwan6 chromosome 1, CAAS_Psat_ZW6_1.0, whole genome shotgun sequence:
- the LOC127086365 gene encoding uncharacterized protein LOC127086365: MYLKAKDCDELLPSEGPDPESRWGLIFDGVVDSYGNGIGVDIVTPQGSHIPFTARLTFTSTNNVVEYEVCIMGLEEAIDLRIKILDVYGISALVINQIKGEWETRQSGLIPYQDYARRLSTFLNQIEFHHIPCEENQIADSLATLSSMIIVNRWNGVHIINVIRLDRPTHMFDAEEVIDDKPWYHDIK; the protein is encoded by the coding sequence ATGTACTTAAAAGCGAAAGATTGTGATGAATTGTTGCCAAGTGAAGGGCCAGATCCAGAATCTCGTTGGGGCTtgatatttgatggagttgttgattcttatggaaatggaattggggtGGACATTGTCACTCCTCAAGGTTCTCATATTCCATTTACCGCAAGATTGACATTCACTTCTACGAACAACGTGGTAGAGTATGAAGTGTGTATTATGGGTCTTGAAGAGGCTATCGACTTGAGAATCAAAATTTTGGATGTATATGGAATTTCAGCTTTGGTGAttaatcagatcaaaggagaatgggaaaccCGTCAGTCTGGTTTGATTCCTTACCAAGATTATGCTAGGAGGTTGTCAACTTTCCTCAACCAAATTGAATTTCATCATATACCTTGTGAGGAGAATCAAATAGCAGATTCTCTGGCAACTTTATCCTCCATGATTATTGTGAACCGATGGAATGGTGTGCACATAATAAATGTTATACGCCTTGACAGACCTACTCATATGTTCGATGCGGAAGAGGTCATTGATGACAAACCATGGTATCATGATATTAAATGA